The Kitasatospora sp. NBC_00374 genome has a segment encoding these proteins:
- a CDS encoding S41 family peptidase gives MALAQRVRQGATLSAVFGVVLLVGAAAGAWGEPPAVPPRTALWTGAEDLAGADLSPLQAEQLVGASGDRWAAHLSPEEYAAFTGGRYRGVGLSVGRAGDGGTAVSEVLPGGPAAAAGIAVGDRLLRIDGAATDQLPVTEVVARLRGRQAGSTVALAVQRADGPVRDLVLGRIELATREVAVDHPTPGVVRIAVRAFTSGVSGQVREAARGAHTVVLDLRGNSGGLVEEAVATASLFLDGGPVVAYQERGERRELSASPGGDTATPLVVLVDGGTMSAAELLAGALQDRCRAVLVGSRTFGKGTVQQPSRLADGSVLELTVGRYTTPSGRSPDGVGLVPDVQAQPADDPGELALRVLAGVGARG, from the coding sequence ATGGCACTGGCACAGCGGGTACGGCAGGGGGCCACGCTCAGCGCGGTCTTCGGTGTGGTCCTGCTGGTCGGGGCCGCTGCCGGGGCCTGGGGCGAGCCGCCGGCGGTGCCGCCGCGCACGGCCCTGTGGACGGGCGCCGAGGACCTCGCGGGAGCCGACCTCTCCCCGCTCCAGGCCGAGCAGCTGGTCGGCGCCAGCGGCGACCGCTGGGCGGCGCATCTCAGCCCGGAGGAGTACGCCGCCTTCACCGGTGGCCGCTATCGCGGTGTGGGCCTGTCGGTCGGCCGCGCCGGGGACGGCGGCACGGCCGTCTCCGAGGTGCTGCCCGGCGGCCCGGCCGCCGCGGCCGGGATCGCGGTGGGCGACCGGCTGCTGCGGATCGACGGCGCCGCGACCGACCAACTGCCCGTCACCGAGGTGGTCGCCCGGCTGCGCGGCCGGCAGGCCGGCTCCACGGTGGCGCTGGCCGTCCAGCGGGCCGACGGCCCGGTCCGGGACCTGGTGCTCGGCCGGATCGAGCTGGCCACCCGCGAGGTGGCCGTCGACCACCCGACCCCCGGTGTGGTCAGAATCGCGGTCCGGGCCTTCACCAGCGGGGTCTCCGGCCAGGTGCGGGAGGCGGCGCGCGGCGCCCACACCGTGGTGCTGGATCTGCGGGGGAACTCCGGCGGCCTGGTCGAGGAGGCGGTGGCCACCGCCTCGCTGTTCCTGGACGGCGGGCCGGTGGTCGCCTACCAGGAGCGGGGCGAGCGGCGCGAGCTCTCCGCGTCGCCGGGCGGTGACACCGCGACCCCCCTGGTGGTGCTGGTCGACGGCGGCACCATGAGCGCCGCCGAGCTGCTGGCCGGCGCCCTGCAGGACCGCTGCCGGGCCGTGCTGGTGGGCTCCCGCACCTTCGGCAAGGGCACCGTGCAGCAGCCCAGCCGGCTCGCGGACGGCTCGGTCCTGGAACTGACCGTCGGCCGCTACACCACCCCGTCCGGCCGCTCGCCCGACGGGGTCGGCCTGGTGCCGGACGTCCAGGCACAGCCGGCCGACGACCCGGGGGAGCTGGCCCTGCGGGTGCTGGCCGGTGTCGGGGCGCGCGGCTAA